In the Methanococcoides methylutens genome, one interval contains:
- a CDS encoding RNA-binding protein, with the protein MKIKSRVQLRKSAKNKLLTSLRSSFGDVIDKIEERKLESATADWFKIIIVDGDILFFQEGEGDPFPTVRGVLELGLDCCKVTVDSGAVKFVVNGADIMCPGIVSADPEIAANDLVIITEEAHGKPLAIGRALVPASEMVGKSGKAVKSIHHVGDDLWNLEA; encoded by the coding sequence TTGAAAATAAAGTCCAGAGTTCAACTACGAAAATCTGCAAAGAACAAATTGTTGACTTCCCTTAGGTCCTCCTTTGGCGATGTCATTGACAAGATTGAAGAGCGAAAATTAGAAAGTGCTACGGCTGACTGGTTTAAGATCATAATAGTGGATGGGGATATCCTTTTCTTCCAGGAAGGGGAGGGTGATCCTTTCCCAACTGTCAGGGGTGTACTGGAGCTTGGGCTTGATTGCTGTAAAGTGACAGTGGATTCCGGAGCAGTGAAGTTCGTTGTCAACGGTGCAGATATAATGTGTCCGGGTATCGTAAGTGCTGATCCTGAAATTGCGGCGAATGACCTTGTTATTATCACCGAAGAGGCTCATGGCAAACCGCTTGCTATTGGTCGTGCACTGGTACCTGCAAGCGAGATGGTCGGAAAGTCCGGAAAGGCAGTAAAATCCATTCATCATGTCGGGGACGACCTGTG
- a CDS encoding KamA family radical SAM protein translates to MVEELINWDDVPNDPMFTLTFPNRDMLLPQHYEKMATLLRNDAPEEDIQSEIQKIRLSMNPHPAGQLEKNVPEHDGKIISGMQHKYDETILFFPAQGQTCHAFCTFCFRWAQFIGMDDLKFASREIELLISYLQEHPEIKDVLFTGGDPMTMSAGLLKKYIEPILEADIRSIENIRIGTKSLSYWPQRFVSDKDSEDILSLFSNVTEHKKHMALMAHFNHPRELTTDTVKKAIQNIRATGTQIRTQSPLIAHINDDPALWEQMWSEQVRLGCIPYYMFMVRNTGAKHYFDVPMTRAWEIFQNAYQNVSGLARTVRGPSMSTDPGKINILGVQEINDEKVFLLEFLQGRESKWVRKPFFAKYSPTASWLTDLEPALGEEKFFFE, encoded by the coding sequence GTGGTAGAGGAACTTATCAACTGGGATGATGTACCAAATGATCCGATGTTTACACTGACATTCCCAAACAGGGATATGCTTCTTCCACAGCATTATGAAAAAATGGCAACTCTTTTAAGAAATGATGCGCCGGAAGAAGATATACAAAGTGAGATTCAGAAAATACGCCTTAGCATGAATCCCCACCCTGCAGGACAACTGGAGAAGAACGTTCCGGAACATGATGGAAAGATAATCAGTGGAATGCAGCACAAATACGATGAAACGATCCTATTTTTCCCTGCACAGGGCCAGACCTGCCATGCATTCTGTACTTTCTGTTTCAGGTGGGCTCAATTCATCGGCATGGATGACCTGAAATTTGCCAGTCGTGAGATCGAACTACTAATATCATACCTGCAGGAACATCCGGAGATCAAGGATGTACTTTTCACCGGCGGAGACCCTATGACCATGAGTGCAGGCCTTCTCAAAAAATACATTGAACCGATCCTTGAAGCCGATATTCGCAGCATTGAGAACATAAGGATAGGCACCAAATCATTAAGTTACTGGCCCCAGCGTTTTGTTTCTGATAAGGATAGCGAAGACATCCTATCCCTTTTCAGCAATGTTACAGAACACAAAAAGCACATGGCACTTATGGCCCACTTCAACCACCCCAGGGAACTTACCACTGATACTGTAAAGAAAGCGATACAGAACATCCGTGCAACAGGTACACAGATACGAACCCAATCACCTCTGATAGCACATATAAATGATGATCCTGCACTATGGGAACAGATGTGGAGCGAGCAAGTTCGCCTGGGCTGCATACCGTATTATATGTTCATGGTGAGGAATACGGGTGCAAAACATTATTTCGACGTACCTATGACAAGAGCTTGGGAGATCTTCCAGAACGCATACCAGAACGTCAGCGGGCTTGCAAGAACTGTTCGCGGACCAAGCATGTCCACTGACCCCGGAAAGATCAATATTCTCGGTGTTCAGGAAATTAACGATGAAAAAGTATTCCTTCTGGAGTTCCTGCAGGGACGGGAAAGTAAATGGGTACGCAAGCCATTCTTTGCAAAATATTCCCCTACAGCTTCATGGCTTACAGATCTTGAACCCGCTTTGGGAGAAGAGAAGTTCTTCTTTGAGTAA